The Mauremys reevesii isolate NIE-2019 linkage group 1, ASM1616193v1, whole genome shotgun sequence genome segment catcttggggaacttcaccatcctgttcatcgtgaggacggagccgagcctccatgggcccatgtactatttcctctgcatgctggccatcagtGACCTGGTCCTGACTACATCTACCCTCCCCAAACTGCTGATCATCTTCTGGTTTAATTCAAGGGAGATAGAATTCAGTGCCTGCCTTACCCAGCTCTTCTTTGTTCACTGCTTCTCAGGGATTGAGTCTGGGATcttcgtggccatggctttggatcgctacgtggccatctgtgatcccctgagacattccaccatcctgacaaatcTCATGGTGGCCAAGATcggcctggccgtggtgctgcgcagTGTCATACTCGCAttgccctatcccttcctggcgaggcggtggccatattgcagaaccaacatcatcccccacacgCACTGTGAGCATATGCCCGTGGtcaagctggcctgcgccgacaCCCGCATCAGTAATTACTACGGCCTCTTTGCACTATCCTTTAGGGTTGGTCTGGATTTGTTTTTTATCACTgtgtcctatatccagatcctcagggccatcttcagcctccccacaaaggacgcccggctcaagacttttgggacctgcagctcccacctctgtgccatcTCAGCCTTCTACATCCCAGGTCTCTtctcctctctttcatacaggTTTGGGcacaatgtgcccctgcatttccacaTTCTCCTTGCCAACGTGTACTTATTGTTGCCCCCCAtgttaaaccccatcatctatggggtgaggaccaaacagatccgggacaggctgctccggctctttactcataaagggacctaaagttttctcctggttctctggctctcagaccgagctctgtacagagctggctggtgacatggtgctgggaCCCCTTCCCTCAATCACTGACTGGACAGTCAAAGAgacattaaatcctttcctgaccgtactgtgctgtgtcagtgtGACAAGCTGAGGAATCGGTCTGTGTACAACTCATTAACTTATAGGGTTTCCACCTTTCTAATTGTAATTCTAATTGTAACTGGACACCTGAGGACCttcaccctgccctgcctctttccccaaggctccaccccacTCTGCATCTTCCCTCAAGGTCCCTCCCACTTCTCTGTCATttctcccaaggccctgcccctgtcattcactcctcccctccc includes the following:
- the LOC120395376 gene encoding olfactory receptor 52R1-like; this translates as MSDSNKTDFTNPSTFILLGIPGLEAAHVWISIAFCTMYIIAILGNFTILFIVRTEPSLHGPMYYFLCMLAISDLVLTTSTLPKLLIIFWFNSREIEFSACLTQLFFVHCFSGIESGIFVAMALDRYVAICDPLRHSTILTNLMVAKIGLAVVLRSVILALPYPFLARRWPYCRTNIIPHTHCEHMPVVKLACADTRISNYYGLFALSFRVGLDLFFITVSYIQILRAIFSLPTKDARLKTFGTCSSHLCAISAFYIPGLFSSLSYRFGHNVPLHFHILLANVYLLLPPMLNPIIYGVRTKQIRDRLLRLFTHKGT